From one Candidatus Methylacidiphilales bacterium genomic stretch:
- the rplK gene encoding 50S ribosomal protein L11 — MAKEIATYIRLQIPAGQANPAPPVGPALGQHGVNIMAFCKEFNAATQKEAGNILPVVITVYKDKSFSFITKSPPAAALLKKAAGIASGSKEPNRVKVGKITKKQLMEIVKIKRKDLNANSDEAAMRIIAGTARNMGIDIVD; from the coding sequence ATGGCAAAAGAAATCGCAACTTACATTCGCCTACAGATACCTGCGGGACAGGCGAACCCTGCTCCTCCCGTCGGCCCTGCACTGGGACAACACGGCGTCAATATCATGGCTTTTTGCAAGGAATTTAACGCTGCTACACAAAAGGAAGCGGGGAATATCCTCCCGGTAGTTATTACAGTCTACAAAGATAAGTCCTTTAGCTTCATCACTAAGTCTCCTCCGGCAGCAGCTCTTCTCAAAAAAGCGGCGGGAATTGCCTCAGGTTCTAAAGAACCAAACCGGGTTAAGGTGGGTAAGATTACGAAAAAACAACTCATGGAGATCGTTAAAATTAAAAGGAAAGATCTCAATGCCAACTCCGATGAGGCGGCCATGCGAATAATAGCTGGCACAGCTCGAAACATGGGTATTGACATCGTAGATTGA